The Gemmatimonadaceae bacterium genome contains a region encoding:
- a CDS encoding reverse transcriptase domain-containing protein: MQPMIDPSFSESSYGFRPGRRAHDAVGQAQRDVQSGRRWVVDVDLAQFFDRVNHDMLLGLLANRIVDARMLRLIRHYLEAGVMVTGVVVERHEGTPQGGPLSPLLAKRVARCGGSGVGAPRTLLCTLC; the protein is encoded by the coding sequence CTGCAACCGATGATCGATCCCAGTTTCTCTGAGTCCAGCTATGGCTTTCGGCCGGGGCGGCGCGCCCATGACGCGGTGGGTCAGGCGCAACGCGACGTGCAGAGTGGTCGGCGCTGGGTCGTGGATGTGGACTTGGCGCAGTTCTTCGACCGAGTCAATCACGACATGCTCTTGGGGTTGCTGGCAAACCGGATCGTCGACGCTCGGATGTTACGACTCATTCGCCACTATCTGGAAGCCGGAGTAATGGTAACTGGCGTAGTGGTGGAGCGGCACGAAGGGACGCCGCAAGGCGGGCCGCTCTCGCCGTTGTTGGCGAAACGTGTTGCTCGATGTGGTGGATCGGGCGTTGGAGCGCCGCGGACATTGCTTTGCACGTTATGCTGA